Proteins from one Brevinema andersonii genomic window:
- a CDS encoding efflux RND transporter permease subunit, whose amino-acid sequence MAIIGTVSLLGVIVNDSIVMLEFLRSYVKEDGDFIASVAKGAAVCLHFIMMTTITTVVGVMPVALGFSGHEFYLQPLAVTIVFGILFLSIITLFLVPVLIMILEEDCGHIFKKSQHVRNLLFNTYVWRKFKMKIQKILSPIFSFILLFLIGMPAFAQDSPIPSDQSVISEMDF is encoded by the coding sequence TGTTATGCTGGAATTTTTACGCTCTTACGTTAAGGAAGATGGTGATTTTATTGCTTCAGTAGCCAAAGGAGCAGCAGTATGTCTGCATTTTATTATGATGACTACTATCACAACAGTAGTAGGCGTGATGCCGGTTGCGTTAGGATTTTCCGGGCATGAATTTTATTTGCAGCCGCTTGCTGTGACTATTGTGTTTGGAATATTGTTTTTGTCAATAATTACATTATTTTTAGTTCCTGTTTTGATCATGATTCTCGAAGAAGATTGTGGACATATATTCAAGAAAAGCCAGCATGTTCGGAATTTATTATTTAATACATACGTTTGGCGGAAATTTAAAATGAAAATTCAAAAAATTTTATCACCTATATTTAGTTTTATTTTGTTATTTTTAATTGGAATGCCGGCATTTGCACAAGACTCTCCAATTCCTTCGGACCAAAGTGTGATCAGCGAAATGGATTTTTAA